From a single Arachis hypogaea cultivar Tifrunner chromosome 3, arahy.Tifrunner.gnm2.J5K5, whole genome shotgun sequence genomic region:
- the LOC112789645 gene encoding probable protein disulfide-isomerase A6 has protein sequence MHRKLDNGILVAQLHSRKKIWSRGLALGVLVFALVFVSVSADDVVVLTEDNFEKEVGQDRGALVEFYAPWCGHCKKLAPEYEKLGSSFKKVKSVLIGKVDCDEHKSVCSKYGVSGYPTIQWFPKGSLEPKKYEGPRTAESLAEFVNTEGGTNVKIAATPSNVVVLTAENFNDIVLDETKDVLVEFYAPWCGHCKNLAPTYEKVATAFKLEEDVVIANLDADKHRDLAEKYDVSGFPTLKFFPKTNKAGQDYEGGRDLDDFVTFINEKCGTSRDGKGQLTSKAGIVESLDALVKEFVAAGDEDKKAVFSRIEEEVDKLQGSASRYGKMYVKAAKKFTEKGSDYAKNEIQRLERILEKAVSPSKADELTLKKNILSAFA, from the exons ATGCACCGTAAACTTGACAATGGCATCTTAGTTGCTCAGCTCCATTCGAGAAAGAAG ATCTGGAGCAGGGGTTTAGCGTTGGGAGTGTTGGTGTTTGCTCTCGTCTTCGTATCTGTCTCTGCAGACGATGTTGTTGTGCTCACCGAAGATAACTTTGAGAAGGAGGTTGGTCAGGACAGAGGAGCACTCGTTGAGTTCTACGCTccttg GTGTGGGCACTGTAAAAAGCTTGCCCCTGAATATGAAAAGCTCGGTTCCAGCTTCAAGAAAGTTAAATCTGTTTTAATTGGCAAG GTGGACTGTGATGAACACAAGAGTGTTTGCAGCAAATATGGTGTCTCTGGGTACCCAACAATTCAGTGGTTCCCAAAGGGATCTTTGGAACCCAAAAA GTACGAGGGGCCACGCACTGCagaatcacttgctgagtttgtcAATACAGAAGGAG GAACCAATGTGAAGATTGCTGCAACTCCCTCCAATGTTGTGGTGCTCACAGCTGAGAATTTTAACGACATTGTTCTGGATGAAACTAAGGATGTATTGGTTGAGTTTTACGCACCATG GTGTGGACACTGTAAAAACCTTGCTCCT ACTTATGAGAAAGTTGCCACAGCATTTAAACTTGAGGAAGATGTAGTGATTGCGAATCTCGATGCTGATAAACACAGGGATCTTGCTGAAAA GTATGATGTGAGTGGGTTTCCTACATTGAAGTTCTTTCCAAAGACCAACAAAGCTGGACAAGATTATGAAGGTGGGAGGGACTTGGATGACTTTGTGACATTTATCAATGAGAAATGTGGTACAAGTCGTGATGGGAAAGGACAGCTTACATCAAAA GCTGGTATTGTTGAAAGCTTGGATGCCTTGGTAAAGGAGTTTGTTGCTGCGGGTGATGAAGATAAAAAGGCAGTATTTTCCCGCATTGAAGAGGAAGTTGATAAGCTCCAGGGTTCTGCTTCAAG GTATGGAAAGATGTACGTGAAGGCTGCAAAGAAATTTACTGAGAAAGGTTCTGATTATGCCAAGAATGAAATCCAGCGCCTGGAGCGCATTCTTGAGAAG GCTGTTAGCCCGTCAAAGGCTGATGAGTTGACACTTAAGAAGAATATCTTGTCAGCATTTGCATAA